Below is a window of Sylvia atricapilla isolate bSylAtr1 chromosome 2, bSylAtr1.pri, whole genome shotgun sequence DNA.
ACTGCTGCAATAGCTTGAACCTCTGTTTGATTTTTAGTGGTAAATAAAAACTCTGAAGCACCACCAAGTTATCTaactggttgtttttttggttttggttttggggttttttttgtgtgttttggtttttttggtggtttcttttgtttgtttgtttgtgtgtggagttttgttttgatctgttgttgttgtcattttattttgctttggtttgttttgtttcttttttcagttatttgtaTTGCAGCAATGCCTCACTAAGTACAATTTACAGGTTAAAACTTCAGCATTCCAGGTGCTGCACAAACCTAGTAAATCATCCTGCATCCTAGGAAATTCTGCTCTGGATCAACAAAACATGCAGAAGGATGATGTAAGGAGCAAACCAGTGGCAAGGGATGGATAGTATAGCAGAATACTGACAGGGCTATCATGGGAATAAAATGTAAAGATGCTATTAATGTCACATCAAGATTGCACAATCAAAAGGTGATAAATGGAAACATTAAGATTCCTGTGACAACTTCCTGAAAATGGCAATGCAGCTGTCTTATTTACAGTAAGGTCTATAGCTGAAAAGACATTTACAAGAGCATTTGGAAGTAGGCTTTGAAAAGTACCCAGGAATGAGTGAGAACATGATGCATGTGCAGTGGGGCTGAATTACCACTGCTATTGCATCTGTAGGCTTCTGGTTTTAATAATCACTCTCAGAATATCTATGGGATTTTGGAGAAGAAATAGGGAAAATgaaacatggagagaaaaaatgcaaaaatcccTGACAAAACATCAGGTTGTCTTAACTAATAATAACCTGGTAGCAGCTGTGGATACAGACTAAGAAAGGTATGTTCTGCAGTCCCCTTATGCCCTGAGAGTGTGAATGTTCAGACACTGAAACTTCACTTACTCTGTCTATGGGAATCAGCACTTCTGTTAAATTCCTAAGAGTTTTCCCCAATCAAACTTATTCAAATGCCCAAGAAAGTCAGTGACTGCCTTAGATTTTGAATCTGGGATTAACATGCCATGTTTTTGATTGGAAATCCAATATGTGAGCAAAATTTGgcaattataaaaaaaatttttcccGCATCACTCAAAGCAACATAGGGTCTCTCCTgccaaaagacagaaaataaaactcacCTTTGTCTAGAGAAGTAGCGACCTTGCAAGCCTGGGAAATTGTACATTCAAGGGCAATGTGTCAGACTATTatgaatgagaaaaacaagGCTCCAGTACCAGAGCTCACTACCAAATAGGCTGGCCTAATAACATTCAGCTCTCGGTTGCGTGGTCACTGCCTACTGCCAGTCACACCAAGGATAAGTATTAATGGCCAAAGTCATTGTAGTTACAGAATTAGgtaggaggaagaaaaaagcagcagcaggcaggcagaattcctttttttatatgaataaaattttattgaattttataCAAttagaaagaacaaagaaagagGAGCAAACAGTCTTATGGAGGGTAGGAACCAGAAGAGCTTTCCCAGTAGAGGAGGGCGCCTGCTGAGGGCAGTGTTCCTGTAAATGTCACACAGGGGTTGttcaaaagcagagagaatGTGTCTGGGCTTTTCTTtgattgttttgggtttttttttcttcccacattAGGGTTTCTAAAGCCACTCTTCTTCCCCCACCAATCCTACCACCCGGCAGCAAAGCGAGCAGACAGGTAGGAAACAGGAGTGCTCCAGTGAaatgtgtgcacacagagcagccGCCTGCCTGCACCACCAGGGGGGTTTGCACACATTCTggatgcagtgctgcagagaaggaaagaagggaagttggattttttaatctactttttattttctttttctttttctttttttagttttattttaagaaaagaaggCACAAAATCTCAGCCAAGCTTCAAACCTAGTGCTGCTTGGGAGCTCCCAGTCTTCAAAAAAGCCAGTGTGTCCATGTGGGAACCCAGCCctcacctctccctcctcttcctcagagTCTGTGCTTGCATTCGTACTGCTCAGGTAGAAGGCCCTGCCCAAGGTTTGTGCACTGCTAGGGAAAGTAAAGCCGTGCCAGGACAAGGAAAGTGGAGATGAGGAAGAGTCTGGTGGCTGAAACAGACTCTTTTCCAATGTGAGAACTATGGAAAGTCACCTGTGACTCCCCACATTGCTTTTCCAAGAGCAGACCTGGGAGGGCTCTGGTGCTTTTTGAGGTGATCGCTGCCTTTGCCTGTGCAAGGCTTGGTGTTATGCAGGAGGGCCAAAACCCCTATCTAGGCATGGCCTCTTTGAACCAGTCCTCTCTAGGAGGGGAAATCCCGGCCCTCAGTCCAGCCCTCCAAATGGCATCAGGTTCCTTCAGAGGTTTCAACTCTTGGCTTTGATTAAGGCTATTTAGTTGCAATAGAAAAAAAGTAGAGGTGCCAGCCACAACCACCTGCCAGGCTGCAAGGAGATGGCAGGGCCACTGGCAGATGCCACCAGTACCCAGTCCCAGGACGCTGAGGGAAATGAGGGAGGCAAAGAAATAGTGTGTGGGCTTCCACTAAGCCTCTGCCTTCTAATGCAGGAGACAAATCCTGCCAACATGTCTGTGCATGTGGGAGAGCAGGAATGAAAACTCTGATGCCTCTCTGTGAAGGCTCCAAGAACAACATGTGCCCTGCcgtgctgcccagccctgcataGCCTGATGAATAAAATCCACCATGCACACATCAAAGTTGTGGGGTTTGAAGGCATTTGCCTAAaccagagcagcccagaggcAACAAAGGCCTTATGAACCTGCCTGGTGCTCCACCACACCATTGTGCTCATCTCTGCCTCCTGAATAGCCCCAGCAACAccccaagaaaaggaaaaaaagagatccCAGCCctagagcagcagcagcaacagcaacagcagcagcagcggtgCAGCCTTGCCCTACACCGAGTGTCTCAGGGAAAGACGCTCAGACAGCTACATCCTCCACAGCTATAAGCAGGGCTCTGGTGGCACTCCAACCTAGTGCAGGAGAAACACCCATCTGAGGatctgcatgtgtgtgtgcctgtgtgtgtctgcGTGTGCTGAGGTGGGGGgaagaactgtaaaaaaatagaGACAAAAGCTTCCCAGCCCGCACCCTCACCCAACCATCCCCTTGCTtgggctggtggctgtgccTTCATCTGGCCCCTCTAGCCTGTCCCACACCCAACCCCAGTGCACAGGACTCCCTAATCCAACAGTGGAGCCAGGGCCATGggaagctggggctgctcagcttTCCCTGCCCCCACGCAGGTTGTCATCCTCttggaaacaaaacagcaacaacaatggaaaaaaataatatatatatatatatctcccGAACCTCCCTGAAAGACCCAAATGGATGGAATCAGTctccaacaaaaccaacaggaaataaaagcaaaagtttcCCCCAGGGTCAGGCCCGAGTGCATGTCCCAGCTGGGGCCCAGCAGCCCGGGAGCACATCCcgacctccctgctcctctggcctTGGCACATCTGTGGCGTCCATTGGCACggggagctccagcagctggggggAAAGCGGCTCGGACAGGGCTGTCCcaccagctggcagcagcctggagaggggcGGGCAGGCAGAGAGGTAAGTGTGTGACCCTCCACCGCCTCGCTGCCTTTCAGGAGTGGTAAGGTCGCTTCACCCCCCGGGGATGAGAGGCCCCTTGCTCATCTCTGAGGCGCCAGCACGGTCCTACACCAGGGAGCCGGCCCGGCTCTGGGCGGGCACCATGACGGGGACAGCCCCGATCCGCTCCAGCGTGGCCTGGCTGACTGCATAGGAACGGGTGTGCGGCAGCCGTGGCTTCCTGCTGACAGAGCCATTGCTCCGGATCACCTCCTGAGGCGACGGCGCCGTGCTGGCCGTCACCACCAGTGTCTTGGGGGGAGCCGGGGATGGGTGGCCGCCGTTGGCGTAGACGGGGCGGGCACTGGTGCTCCCTGAGCGGGAGAAGGGCGGCTGGTGAGCATCGTTGCTGTTGCTGAAGCGGGTGAAGGAGTCTGTGGCGTGGTTGGCTTTGGGGTCGTTCCAGTAGCGGCTGTTGTAGGTGTTGGAGGAGGTGAGGGTGTCGTTCTCCGAGGAGGACGCGTCGGCGTGGAACGTCTTTGCGGCAGAGGAGCATTTGGGTGGCAGGTCATCCtccctgggaaggggaaggagtgTGAGGGCATATGGAGGACACTGGCCCACTTGTCCAAccacccccacccccagccACCATGCTGGGGTCAACACCAACGATTAAGGGAGAAGGAGAGCACCAGTGTGAATCAGCATTGCTCCTTGGCCTGTTTGCTCATCCCTCTCTGCAGAACCTACCCGTGTGCTCCATGTGCCAAATTTGCCACTGAGGCGAATGACCCATGCTCATGTGTCTACAAAGAAAGTCAGGCAGTGTCAGACAGTGATAGCTGTGACTGTAGCCTCTGTGACCAGAGAATATCACAGCTGTATTTCCAGAGCTTTTCAGCTATCATTGTCTGGCATTATAGGTCAGAATTCCCATCACATCACTCTCCTACAGAGCTAACAACATGAAGTCCCATCCCTCTTgctggcagaggggttggaattagatgatctttaaagtcccttccaactcaaaccatcctgtgattccatgaagCCAAGGCTCTCATTAAAGGcaatactgaaaacaaaatctgttgTTATCATTCTTCATTTTCGCCCCTCCATTTTCTGTACATATATGGACATCTTCCCCTGACTCCAGGGAACGCGCCCACGTTTAACAAAAACAAGATTTCCAATTCCACTCCTGTCAGCCACAGCTTTTGCTCGGAGGTCTCCCACCACCAGATTTTCCTGACCCTTACCTTATCTCATTGGgaatttcctcctcttcttcttctttgtgtttatttttccagtagAACAGTGCTACAGCCACCAACACAATGCAAACAACGAGCACAACAGCACCTGTGGCCACCGCTCCTGCAATCAGGCCGATACTCCGTGGGTGAGCTGTGGAGATGATTGAACAGAGCATGGAGAAGAAATCAGGGATGGGCTGTGGCCATCTGTAAGCACATGAAGCTGCCGTGGCTTGGGAGGGGAGAAAGGCAATGTTCCCATTCCAGGGCATGATTATCTTCTGATAGAGAGGCACGTGGTGGCTCACAGCAAACATGGTTACACACCTTACTGTCACAAGACAGAAGCAGGTGGCCAAGCCTCCCCTGGCGAAATACTTACGTGCAATGACTTGCAGGTCCAGAAGGCAAGTGCTGGTTCCAATGGCATTTGAAGCCACACATTGGTAAAGACCTGAGGACACAGTGCTGATATTTCGGAGAGTGACAGTGCCCTGGACTTGGTCTagtcagagagaaaagaaggatttaAATCCCTCCCCCGCTTGAGGAAAACCATGAAAAGGCAAAGCCAGCAAATAGAGAATTTTGGTGTGAGACTAttaagagagaaataaattaggAAATAACCTTGAGACGGAAGCATTGTGcgtgcacatacacacacagagacaagaTTAGGCCTTAAGGAGCTTACACtagatgtttctttttcttcttatagaggaatttctgcagatgaaAGCTTGGGACTCTCAGTGTTGTGTGAGAACAGGGAAGAAAGAGATGCAAAATTACCTATACCCAGATCAACTTGCTGAATTCAGTGTTGCTCTGCAGAACCCCTACTCTCCCAATCCCTGGGCTTCCCGTCTCCTGCTCTGCCAATATTCCTCATTCCTGAATTACATGAAATTGAAGGCTGGCATATTCTCAAAATACAGGAAGATAAAGGGCAAAAGTAAAGCTATCAGCATTTGATCAGGACACCTAGGTTAAGAAAACTTATGGATGGGACTTGAGGTTGGGAAACACCAGTTTGATCAGAGCCCTGCTTCTCCATATAtctgaaaagcagctctgggagtAATTTATTGGAGAACTGTGGCACCAGTGTGAGAAGCTGGCCGTATTTTCCTGGGGTGATTCTGCCTCTCTTTTCCCAGTTTCCATTTGGTTTAAAATGCAGGTGAGTTGGCAGCTGAAATTTCCAGCCACATGTCAACATGTAGCAGCcaccctctctctctcttccattCAACCCAATCCTTGTTTTTCAATGGGGAACATGCTtctgtaccaaaaaaaaaaacccatgaaaattTAAGTGGTCTCTGGAGGGTACCCAGTCCACCGTGGGCTTTAGGAATCTTCGTTCCAATAAAGGGACCATGCATGCTCAGTGAGCCATGCCACCTCTGGCA
It encodes the following:
- the IGSF11 gene encoding immunoglobulin superfamily member 11 isoform X3 is translated as MVIPLSNANQPQQVILYQGGQIFGGAPQFYGRVGFAVTMPTTSASIFINNTQLSDTGTYQCLVNNLPDRGVRNIGVIGLTVLVPPSAPLCRIQGSLDVGSDITLTCSSEEGIPRPTYLWEKLDNVPKLPPTATQDQVQGTVTLRNISTVSSGLYQCVASNAIGTSTCLLDLQVIAPHPRSIGLIAGAVATGAVVLVVCIVLVAVALFYWKNKHKEEEEEEIPNEIREDDLPPKCSSAAKTFHADASSSENDTLTSSNTYNSRYWNDPKANHATDSFTRFSNSNDAHQPPFSRSGSTSARPVYANGGHPSPAPPKTLVVTASTAPSPQEVIRSNGSVSRKPRLPHTRSYAVSQATLERIGAVPVMVPAQSRAGSLV
- the IGSF11 gene encoding immunoglobulin superfamily member 11 isoform X1, which encodes MTRRRPGDGGRWVPAALAALLALRGLVCPLEVSVSSGSIQVARGQTAVLPCTFTTNAALTNLNVIWMVIPLSNANQPQQVILYQGGQIFGGAPQFYGRVGFAVTMPTTSASIFINNTQLSDTGTYQCLVNNLPDRGVRNIGVIGLTVLVPPSAPLCRIQGSLDVGSDITLTCSSEEGIPRPTYLWEKLDNVPKLPPTATQDQVQGTVTLRNISTVSSGLYQCVASNAIGTSTCLLDLQVIARKYFARGGLATCFCLVTVRCVTMFAVSHHVPLYQKIIMPWNGNIAFLPSQATAASCAYRWPQPIPDFFSMLCSIISTAHPRSIGLIAGAVATGAVVLVVCIVLVAVALFYWKNKHKEEEEEEIPNEIREDDLPPKCSSAAKTFHADASSSENDTLTSSNTYNSRYWNDPKANHATDSFTRFSNSNDAHQPPFSRSGSTSARPVYANGGHPSPAPPKTLVVTASTAPSPQEVIRSNGSVSRKPRLPHTRSYAVSQATLERIGAVPVMVPAQSRAGSLV
- the IGSF11 gene encoding immunoglobulin superfamily member 11 isoform X2, with amino-acid sequence MTRRRPGDGGRWVPAALAALLALRGLVCPLEVSVSSGSIQVARGQTAVLPCTFTTNAALTNLNVIWMVIPLSNANQPQQVILYQGGQIFGGAPQFYGRVGFAVTMPTTSASIFINNTQLSDTGTYQCLVNNLPDRGVRNIGVIGLTVLVPPSAPLCRIQGSLDVGSDITLTCSSEEGIPRPTYLWEKLDNVPKLPPTATQDQVQGTVTLRNISTVSSGLYQCVASNAIGTSTCLLDLQVIAPHPRSIGLIAGAVATGAVVLVVCIVLVAVALFYWKNKHKEEEEEEIPNEIREDDLPPKCSSAAKTFHADASSSENDTLTSSNTYNSRYWNDPKANHATDSFTRFSNSNDAHQPPFSRSGSTSARPVYANGGHPSPAPPKTLVVTASTAPSPQEVIRSNGSVSRKPRLPHTRSYAVSQATLERIGAVPVMVPAQSRAGSLV